The Lathamus discolor isolate bLatDis1 chromosome 18, bLatDis1.hap1, whole genome shotgun sequence region AGCCCCCCATTTCCAAACACACGCTTGGGCACCCCCAGACCCTACCCGCTCGGGGTCGTGCGTGTTTTCCCCTCTCCCACTGAAGCCGGGCTTACTCCGCCGCGGCCCCGCTGTGCCTTGACCCCGTTAATAAATCCGCCGGTGCTGTGCCGGTGAGTCACGGAGCGAAACGGGCACTTAATGCCATTAGGGGCCCGCGGTCGGTAAGCGGGTCGCGGGCGTTAAGAGGCTTAAACCCAACCGGTGGGACCGGTCCCGTTGTGAGGGGGGGTCCCGGTCCGGATCCGGTGGCGCCACGTGGGCGCCGAACAAAAAGCAACAGATTGCAAACAATGAGAGCGGCCTCGCTGACGGGCAGGGGAGAGGGCCAATGGGATCGCGCGGCAGCCGGCCGGCCCCGCCAGTCAGCCAATGGGCGGCTCTGGTGGGCGGGGTTTCGCGGCCTGACTTTTATTAATGAgcggctggggcggggggggggggttatgtTGTGTGCCCACGTGGCTGAGACCGGCCGTGTTGTGACAGTGATGGCCCGTAAGGGTGCCCCCAGTAGCTCCAGTGTCCGGGGCAGAACCCCCCCGAGTCGGGGTGTGGGGGGCCGCGGTGTGGGTTGGGGGTCACAAGCAGGAGGGTGCCCCGGGGCCCATCTCCTGTGGCCACCACTGGCCCTGTCACAGAGAGCTGGGGACCATCCTCTGCCAGCGATGTTGAGCATCTCGGGGCACCTTTAGCAAGTGCCTCTAtttcccccccaaaacaaactaAGGGAAAAGGTGGAAGTGCATCCCTAAAGCAAGAGTGACTGAAGTTGTGCCTGGAGCCAGGTGACCACGCTGCCCCCAGGGGCCAGCTTTGTGCCTCTGGGCCTTGCTGGAGCCGGACAAGCTCGATGACAACAGGCAGGGTGCTTTGGGTCCGGTTATACTCTGTTTGGGTCTTGCCATTCACAGCTCTGATGTACACACACCACACCCGCTGCCTCCCGGGCTTGGGATGCCTTCGGGGTTCACCAAGTCTGTTAGAGGGATCCCATTGCCTCTCCCTGCCCCCCTGCACTGCAGGGGGCTGTCCCCGGGAAGCCTGGGCTGAATGGGGCTTATCACTTGTGAGAAGTAACAAGTCACTGGagtgagaagctgctgctgaggggaACAAAAGGCAGCTCTGCCCACCCCAGTCCCTCATTTACAATTCCAATGGACCAGGAGAGCACCTGATCAGGATGAACTTTGGAGTTAGGCTGTTCCAGgtccccagcatcctgctgctcctATCCCCACCCCTGGCTTGGGTGTTTCTTGCCTGATGATCCTTTATCCTGGACACGTGCTGCTCCTGGTGCTGAAGTGAGGCAGAAGTAAAGCCCCATTCAGTTTTGGGAGGCCAGACCCTGGAATGTGAAGGGAAGGATTCCATTGGGATGATATTGGCAGAGCCCTTAAATCACAACCTCTTCTGGAGGCTGCAGAGTGGCTTTGCAGTGCACGAGCAGGCTTTTGTGGGGCAGCAGCGGGATGATGGTGCAGGGGCTGTGGGGAGGTCTGGCAGGGTGAGGGGTGCCCAGGGCCTCCAGCTGAAGaggtctttctttttccatgccCATTTTGAGCAGAAGGTGAAGAGATCGATGTGGTGACAGTGGAGAAGAGGCAATCGCTCGGCCTGAGGAAGCCGGTCACCATCACGCTGCGCGCCGACCCCTTGGACCCCTGCATGAAACGCTTCCACATCTCCgtccaccagcagcagcacaactaCGCCGCCCGCTCCCCTCCAGACACGTGTTCCCTGCCAGAGCCGCCCCAGCAGGATGAGGACAAGCCCCCAAGCACCGCAGAGCCAGCCCCTGCCACCGCGCTGCCTGAGCCCAGCTTGcccaaagccagcagcagccccggcTCTGACAGCGAGGACGTGGCCAAGAGGAAAAACCACAACTACCTGGAGCGCAAGCGGCGCAATGACCTGCGCTCGCGCTTCCTGGCGCTGCGGGACCAGGTGCCCGGGCTCGCCAGCTGCCCCAAGACCCCCAAAGTGGTGATCCTGAGCAAGTCCTCCGAGTACCTGCAGTCGCTCCTGGCTGCGGAGAGGAGGATGGTGGCCGAGAAGCGGCAGCTCCGGCTGCGGCAGACCCAGCTGCTCAAACGGATTGCTCACCTCAAGGGGCACTAGCGCCCGGCTGCACCCCCggccccccccaaacccccgaTCCCTCACAATTTGCACATTTCTTAATGTTGTTGTTTGGTTCAGTTGTTGAACTGTTGGccccagggggctggagcacgaGGTGGTTGCTGTATGTGGGGTGGATGTGGTGCCGGTCCCAGCTGCAGGAATGGGGCCGCAGCAGAGGCATTGCCTGCCTTAGCACTGGGTGCTGCAAGATTTCCCTGTCCCCCTGTGAAGCTTTCTCAAGTGACTGCTTCAATTCATGGGCTCAgctcctttccccctccctggcagcccctgctcccctcTCTGCTGTTTGTCACTGATAGAGTTGCTGGGAGTTCTTAGGGCATCCATCTCGCCCTGAAAATGCCAAGTAACCTTTGGCTCATGGAAGCAGGCAGGGACAGACACGGACATCCCAGCCCAGGGCTCACCTCTGGATGCATCCCGATGGAGATGGTGATGGCAGGATGTCTCTCACTGGGGTTAACAGCACCCTGTGGGCAATCCCCTTCCTTGGCTGGACCGTACCTCACTTTCTTACCACATCATGCAGTAGCTTGTCTTGGATTTGATGTTCTAGAAACTGCTGCTGTAACTGCAAGTCTTATACTGGAGGCTGTGTTTTTATACTGTATTTTTGTACCACTTTTTGAGAAGTATTGGTAAAGAgtttgcttttttatatatatataaaaacctCTTGTTTTGGAGGGGGgttcctgctgcagggagggctCAGTCCTGCTGCACTTTAGGGAGATCAGGAAGGGGCTGGCTCCTGCTGGACCCTTGAGCTGAGCCCTTGCTGAGGCTGGTTCCCCCCCCTCCAAACCACCCATTTGCAATAATGgggtttttcccctttcccatcCTTGTGTCCTCCTTTCCCACCCTTGCAACTGCTCCCTCACCAGCAGCCACTGAGCATCCCCTGCAAAGCTTTGGGCTTTGCATGAGCATGGCTGGAGGGGGGGCAGGCTGGGGGCAAGGGGCATCTGTGCTGCCTTTGAGGCTTCCCCCTGCCTGTGCCATCCTGCGGTGGGGTGTGTGGTGGCAGGGTCCCTTGTCCCCTCCTGGGGTGTTGGCAGGGGTGGCCCCACAGGGCAGCACCCTTGGGTCCCTGCTGACCTGCTGAGAACTGTTAGAGTTAACACTGTGGTTGGATTTAGCACTTTCTTCATTACCTCACACTTCATAAATAAATACGTTTGCAACAACctgggttggctttttttccatGCAGGTGGCTGCGGGGTTCTGTGCGTTGGGCCATGATGCTCCTTGGGGTGGGACCCTCTGTTTTGGGGTGTTCCTGACACAGAAATGAATCCGTTTGCACCAGGGCTTGGCTGCCAGCAAGACTGAGTCTTTTGTCCTGACTTTCTCCCAGCGGTTGAAAGGGAAGTGGGGCCAGGGAAACAAATCACCtggattatttttcctcctttttaagtGGCTTTATTGGTAAGGAGGGGCAGGGAGCCCATGCTGAGCTCTGAGAAGGCTTGTGTGTAACTATAAACCCCCTTAATGGGACTCAGGGCAGCCAGTGTGGGGTGATCACtgccctgtggggctggggctggtaGTAACCCTATAGGGAGGAATGGATGCAATCCGCTCACTTCAAGGGGCATTGGAGATCTTCATCTCCCCAGATCTGCCAAGTGGATGAAATTATATACACGTGCgtgctctccctgctgccccaAACTCGATGTGTTTGGGTTTCCTTCATGGTGACAGTGAAAGTCTTGCCTTAAATGTGAGAGGGACAAGCGATtctgttactgctgagcaggcagaagagctgctgcaggagatgcAGTCACCTGGGGGGGGAAGCAGCCTTAGCAGCAATTCCGCCCTGCAGGAATCCTATGCTCCCATTCCCTTCAGCTTCAGCACTGTCTCACACTTGCTGCGTGTTGCATCATGCTGTGTCAAAGCCTTTtagggctgcattaaaaggtgCTCGCAGGAGCCAAAGCTTAAACACGGAGCAGGGTGACCTAAATCAGACACCTTGCCCCTGTGCAGGGAACAAAGCCCAGCTGCATGAGTCCCTCAATTGCTTATTGCTGACACTTGCACACCGGTGTCTCTTTTGAGCTCAAGGTGAGCCTCCCGGTAAGGTTTTTACCAGGGTGTGCTTTAGCTCTTCGTGCTGAAGGCATGCAGGGTGtttaaaacacttttctctCTTGGACATGATGTGCAAATCCACGGCCCGAGCAGGGACCATCACCAGGGGAAAATGCGGTTGGTTTTAACTACAATGTAcctctgctttttcctgcttAAAGCCACATACctaaatatatatacacctgAGACTTCCCTGGTTAATAACGGAGATGTCTCCTCTCGTATTGCCATGACTGACAGCACCCATAAGTGAACCAAGTAAGCACACAGGGCTCCTCCTCAGTGCTGGGATGTGCCAGTGTCGGCTGGGACCATTCCAATGCAGCATTTCCAGCCCTAACAGTTATGTCCCAGTGCCGTTGCCCTGCTCACCCCCTGCTCCTTGTGACACCCCCCCCCTTCCATAccaccttttcttctccccccgCTCGCTGTACTCGGGGTTCTCGGCCGCGGAGCCGCCTTCACGCCTGGGCTGGCAAATTTTTAGGGCAGTTTCCCGAAGCGGCGATAATCCCCCGCAGCCTCCCCGCTCCCTGTTGCTATGGCAGAGGATGTGTGTTGCCAGGGAGATACCCTCCTCCCGCTGTCTCCATAGCAACCGtctccctgccttccctccttctctgTTGCCACGGAGACAGCCGCCGGCTCCCCATCTCCCCGTGTTGCCGTGGCGATGGGGAGGACGAGCCCGAGTGGAGGCTGCTGTTGCCACGGCAAAGCGCCCCTATCTTGTTGCTATGGCAACAGCCCCGCTCCTGCCCTGTTGCTATGGCAACAacatccccccccaccccaccccaaaatAAACGGGTACCAGGGGGCAGGACCCCACCCGTGGGCATGGCCGGGCGTGAGGGGccggggggaggcagggggGCCCCGGGGGACCCGCGAGGGTccggggcaggggcagggatcGGGCCGGTGACCGGAGCCCCGCCGGGCTGGGGGCCACGGGGCACGGAGCTCGGCTGCGGCCTCCCCGCCGctggccccggccccggccccggccccggcccgcccccgtCCCGCCCGCCCGTCCCCCCGGCaggcgccgggccgggccatGGCGGCGGCCGCGCTGTGCCtcggccgggccccgccgccgcggccgCTCGTGGTGATCCTCGGCGCTACCGGCACCGGGAAGTCGGCGCTGGCGCTGCAGCTGGGCCTGCGCCTCGGCGGGGAGATCGTCAGCGCCGACTCCATGCAGGTACGGCCGGGACACAGCGCGGCGGGGCCTGGGGACCGGCGGAGGCCGCAGCTGGGCCTGAGGAGGCCGCAGTCGGGGCCTGCGGGCAGGGTTGGGCCGGGGCTGGGCCTGCGGGAGGCCGCGgcggggggtgctggggggcgGCCCGGCCGGGAGCAGGGCTCGGGGCCCGCAGAGCCCCGCGGGGTGCGGGCTGGGCTCCCCCGGGCGCCCCGAGCGGTGTCTGTGGGGAGCAGCCCCCTCCTGCCGGGCCCTGCTCGCCTGTCAGCGCTGACCGAGGTGGCACAAGCAGCGCTGCGGGGCCTGGCCTGTTCCGCACCCGCTGCCGGGTAAAGGCTCCCTTGGGGAGGAAACGCGAGTGAGGGGCTTTAACCTAGACCCGCAGGAGGTACGCGGAGGTCTGGGGAGCGGCTGAGTGAGCGAAGGCAGCGGCTGGGGTTAACCAAGCGGTGCTCAGGATCAGTCCTGCGGGCGCTGGTGAGGAGCCTGGGCTGTGGCAGCCGCGCAGGACACGGTGGGAGTCCGGACCGAGACccgctgctccctgccctgagcCTCGTGTCCCGGCTCTGCCGCCCGCCCTGCCAGGGGCTGCTGTACGGATGGAGCATCAGCGAGGTGCGATGTGGCAGCTGGAGGCGAGCGCTCCCCTCCTCGCTCAGCAGCAAAGGGACACCAAAGAGATAACGGAAAGGATGTTAACGGCTGTATTTGCTGCTCGAGAGCCTGTGGTTTCGTCTCCTTCCATGCTCCATTCCTAGCAGTGTGGGAGATAGCAGTTACAGATGATATAAGGtccttttctatgattctgtgttgggtTCAGGAGGAGCTGAGCCTCTTTTTTGGTCCTGATTGCATCCAGCCACAGGAGCTCCATCACCAGATGCAGATTTCAGCCACCACAGAGGGCTCGTTACTGGTCAGCAAAATGTTTCCTTCGTAACCACCGCTTTGGCTGCTCTGGTTCTGTAGCACCCGAGCTCCCCCAGCCTTCAGTGCTCAGCGTATTCATTGTGCTGCTTTAAAGGTGTTTGCTGCCAGCTGCACCCTTCCTGCTGCCCGGGGATGGGCTCGCGCTCTCCTGCAGCCACCTCCTGCTTTCCTGCGCCTGGCTGCTGATGCTGGTCACTGTTCGTGTCCTAGAGAGCTAAACTTTAAACTTCCCTCTTCTCAACCTGGAGCAAGCCGTTGGAAGCTTTAATTTTGAGGGATGTTTTCCACAAGCTCTTGGGCAAAGAACGTTTGAGGTCTGAGCTGAATTGAGTCCTGCAGGGGCAAAGCATTCATGTAGGTGCAGAAGCTTTGTCTGGAGTTGCCTGGCCCAGCCATGCCAGTGCTTCAAGCCCTCACCGTGTGCTCTGTAGCGAAGGACCTCCATGTCCATCCTGCTCTCCTCGAGCACAGGGTGCGACTGCCTGTGAGCTGGTTTGCCCTGCACTGCTCTTCTGGGCTGGGGTGGCTTTTAGGTGGCTGCTGTTACGTTTGCAAGGCGAGTTATTCTGCTCTCGTGTCTGCACCACAAGTGTCTCTGATCAGATCTTGGCTGGTGGGATTTCACTGGTGCTGACCCTCCTGATGCAGACAAACCCAGAGCTTTTGTTCAGTCGTTTGTGCCTGGTTGTGTGCTGGTAACGCTGAGGCTCTCGGACCTCGCAGTGACCGCCTGCCCAGCACGGAGCAGGCTTTAGTGTGGGGACTCGTGGCTCTTGACTTGAGCAGTGCTGCAAACAAgaggctcctgctgcctccccagctctgcagacgTGGCTCAAGCCCACTGGTGCGCTGCAAGTGCTTGTTTCATGCTGGTGGATGGTTTGAGGCGTGTATTTTGTGCTCTGGTTATTTCAGGTCCCACTATGGGAATGCAGGGGCTGGGAGGACGCTGGCTGCAGGCACCCAATGGCATCTGGGCTTGAGTGGCTCTTGtcctcctttccttttaatCCCATTCTAGCGTGACTGTGGAACGGGAGCAGCTCTGTTGCCTTTATCCCGCAGCACAGCGTGCTCTGAGCGTGGCCTCAGGCCGCCTGAAGGCGCAGCCTCCAGCAGCCCGTGTCCCACTAACCCCTGTGCCCTGCTCGAGTGGCCGCAGCCAGCTCTTTGCTTGCTCCCTGGCTTTGTTCCCATGGGATATTGCCTCCCCACTGCAGATCCCTCTGCCACGCAGCACTGGCTCCGGTGGCCTTGCCATGAGTTTTAAAGCTCCCGTTGCTCATTCCCAACTGGCAGCTGCCAGTCTCCGTGTCCATTCATCGCTGCGGCCCCGGTGGGCTCTGACTAATGCTGGCAGTGTCCTGGGCAGCTCctggagctggagccaggctcGGGAAGGGGCCGGGAGCCCCAAACCCACCTGTTCGTACACAGGCACCCCTCTCTCTGCAGGGCGTTGAGTCATGGCTGTGGGTCGCTGTGGTCATGTTACAGATttagctgctgcctgcctgcagctcaggagCTCTGCTTAATCTGATGGCCTCTtaatcttggggtttttttgtcctttctgttACTGTTTGTCATCCCAGAGAGTTTCCTTTAGGAGTTAAGTCGCTCCTGGGAAACCCAGAGGGGGTGAAGCCAGTCCTGTTTCTTCGTTCTTCCTGATCCCAGCTTGCTGGAGGGCCCCATCCGCTCCTGATCTCACTGTCCCTTCTGGATGCCATCCTTCTCCAGAGGATGTTGTAGCAGACTGGGTACATTTGCCATTTAGTGTGTCCAAGTCAGGACATCTGAAGAGCCTTTGTTGACATCCTTCTGATGGCAGGGGTCAGAGTGGGGAGTGAGTTGTGCTCTCCTTGCATCCTGGCTTGGTGTGGGCCCTCCATGCCCCTCTCCAGCTGGGAGGTCCCCTGGTTGCTGTGCAATATTCACACTCCCAGCTGTAGGTGGCTTGGCTGTGTTTGGGGTCCCTGTGCTGCACAGCCTGGAGTACTGTGCCTTTATCCCTCTGGTGCAGATGGTGACAAAGGGTTGGAGTTTGGGGCTGGGCTGGAAACTGGTGCCGGAGTGAGGGTTTGGGAGAGCCCTTCCCAGGCTGAGGATCCTCAGGGCACCATTTCCTGAGGAGCACTTAGAAGGGGAGATGGCCCTGTCCTCCCAGCAAagagctgggagctgtggggctgaCCCGTGCGGGGCCTTCAGTGCAGGGTCAGAGGATGcaggacaagtgcaaggtcctacacctgggtcggagcaatcccaggcacagctacaggttgggcagagaagagattcagagcagccctgcagagaaggacttgggggtgctggtcgatgagaaaattaacatgagccagctgcagtgtgtgctcgcagcccaaaaaccaaccgtatcctgggctgcatcaaaaggaacgtgaccagcagggcgaaggaggtgatcctgcccctctgctctgctcttgtgagacctcacctggagcactgtgtgcagttctggtgtcctcaacataaaaaggacatggaactgctggaacaagtccagaggaggccacgaggatgagcaggggactggagcacctcctgtatggagccaggctgagaaagttgaggctgttgagcctggagaagagaaggctgcgtggagacctcagagcagcttccagtgtctgaagggggcctatagggatgctggggaggggctcttccttagggactgcagtgacaggacaaggggtaacgggttaaaactgaaacaggggaagtttagattggatataaggaataagttctttcctgttagggtggtgaggcactggaatgggttgctcagggaggttgtaagtgctccatccctggcagtgttcaaggccaggttggacagagccttgggtgggatggtttagtgtgaggtgtccctgcccatggcaggggggttggaaccggatgatcttgaggtcctttccagcccaaactattctatgattctatgatgctgccAAGGCCGAGCATCTTCAGTCCCCAGCTTGTGCTTGGTGTGTCGGAGcgctgctgctccaggctgctTGCTGTTAATCTGTTTTGGGAGCCTTAGAAAGCAACAAAGGCTTATCTGAGCTGCTTGCTGAAAATAGCCATGAGTGTCAGGAGGACGTCTGGGTGCGACAGCCAGCTGGTGGAAACCTTCGCCGGGGCTTTGCTGCCTGTATGTATGTAAAAGGCCGCCTTTGTTTCCTCCCAGCCCACTCACTGACACCGCATTCCTCCCCTTGTTGCTCGATATTCGGGGAGGCTCTCGGTGTTTAATCTCCAGCAGAACCTTGGGGGATCGGAGCCTGAATGAGTAAATCCTGTTTGTGCTTGTGCAGGGCACTGGGAGCTCCCGGCTGCCTCCgagccccccccgccccgtcaCCATCAGCCCTCGGTATTAACCGTGATCTCAGGCAGACGAGTGGGAGTCggaggagctgcagggctgggctggccCTTGCCGGGGGAGAGGAGGCACTGAGCCAACGCTCCCTGCATTCAAAGGCTTTCGGTGCCGACTGGAGACCTGCCTTGAATAGTGCTGCTCAGCCCGGGGCCGGGTGATGGAAGGGGATCAATAGGCTGCAGCCAGCCACGGGGCGTGTTGGCACAGAGCTGCCTCTTGGGCCTCTCCTCCCGtctgctccccatcccctggAGCCAGCTGGGTTTCTGCAGGGCAAAAAGGAAGAGCATTTGGTTGCCCTCCCGCTCCCCTCTTGCTTCCTACCCCCAGGCAGCCTTTCCCTACCGAGGgactggagcaggagctggcccTTGCCCGCTGAGCAGCAAGTTCCAAGGGCTTGGCAGGATGGGAAATGTGTGCGGGGCCGCAGCCAGTTCAGCCGCCCCGGCAGCTCCGGGCTTCCCTGCTCCACTGACCTCGGATCGGCCcttgctgctgccctgtgcccGCAGGTCACCTCCGTGTCACCTTGGCCTGGTGTCTGATGAGGGCAGGCAGTGGGTGGAGGCTGCGCTGCCTTGGCAGCTCCTCAGAGGGAATGAAGGGGAAATGTGGTTCTGGAAGTCTGGCCCTCTGGCTGGGGTGGTTTCTGGGTAGTGGAGAAGGAAGAGCACAGCCATTTCCAGCCCCTTCTCCCATCGGCCTGGTTTAGTCCAAACTGGGAGACTGTTCCAAGCAGGAGCAGCGGCACAAAGCAGAGCCTGAGCCGCTGTGTCACacagtgcagagccaggctggacagaaagTGCCCGCTGTGACCAtgtgcctgctgccagcaccctCGGGGCGCAGGTCCCCACTCTGATACCTGCTTGTCTGCAGCACCCATTgaccagcagtgctgggcacaggGGCACCCTGTGCTGAAGGGGGTTGTGTTTGCATGCCATGGGGAGCAGCGTGAGGAGCCTTCCTCCCTTCTGGGTGAAACATGCTCTCATCTCCCCCAGGACCCAGCCGAGCTGCGGGGGAAGGATGCAAGGCTGAGGCAGCTCCGGTACTTGCAGGGTCTGTGGGCTAGGCTTTGGCTGCTGCTTTATGCAGCCTGGAGGGTGGATTTGGGCTGTGACTCAGGTGCATGCTGCTGGGATTGCAGGTTGCTTTGGCTCTTCACCAAGAATGCTCCCAAGGGGTTGGTTTGgtggcttttctttctgctctgctcttagCTGAGGGTGAGCACCTCCCAGCAGTGCTCTCCCAGGTTCTATATCCCAAACTTGGGATTGAAGACGCACCTCAAAGCAGCGAGATGCTCCCGGTTGCACTCACTGGTGTCTCTCAGGCATGAGCTGAGACCATTTGCATGTTCAGGAGGCTCCATGGAGTTGCACGTTGCATCCAGAGAGACACTTGTGCATTACGGGAAGCAGTGATCCTTGTCCTCAAATGAGACTCAGTGTTGTGCTGATGGGGGGTGTTTGGAGAGAGGCAAACCTGAGCTTTTAGCTCCAGGAGCAGTAGATGAGGAGATGGCACCTTGG contains the following coding sequences:
- the MYCL gene encoding protein L-Myc is translated as MEFDSYQHYFYDHDAQEDFHRSTAPSEDIWKKFELVPTPPMSPLGVPGEKGCCSGAEERSSGPSRYYRPGEEPEYLIGTSEIFGNLSAFILKDCMWSGFSARERLEKAMTEKLSTGTQRATPHKPSFAQDLGFSSSVSECVDPAAVFLCPLAESKIPASSGSEGQSDSEGEEIDVVTVEKRQSLGLRKPVTITLRADPLDPCMKRFHISVHQQQHNYAARSPPDTCSLPEPPQQDEDKPPSTAEPAPATALPEPSLPKASSSPGSDSEDVAKRKNHNYLERKRRNDLRSRFLALRDQVPGLASCPKTPKVVILSKSSEYLQSLLAAERRMVAEKRQLRLRQTQLLKRIAHLKGH